The Lentisphaera araneosa HTCC2155 genome has a window encoding:
- a CDS encoding zinc ribbon domain-containing protein has translation MDLLNTLLEIQDLDLRKSEIEKQSASIPEQKKAIVATLKKDKLAYEALNTQQKEAEKLCKDLTHDTDKLRQQKAKIMIQSGETKDNSTYTKLIKEAESYDARVDDMESQFLEQLDKVEDIKKQKKDIAGQLKSMISKIEQDIKDLDLRHKNLVATLPETEAKRNELAKLVDEETLIHYDKVFQSKGGLRAVIVPITHDDSCGFCHLKLSAKDIASAAKGLGECLECGAFLHK, from the coding sequence ATGGACTTGCTAAATACTCTCTTGGAAATCCAAGATCTCGATTTAAGAAAATCTGAAATCGAAAAACAATCCGCATCCATCCCTGAACAGAAAAAAGCAATCGTTGCCACATTAAAGAAAGATAAGCTTGCTTATGAAGCTTTAAACACCCAGCAAAAAGAAGCTGAAAAACTCTGCAAAGACTTAACGCATGATACCGATAAGCTTCGACAGCAAAAAGCCAAAATCATGATTCAGTCGGGTGAAACCAAAGATAACTCAACTTACACCAAGCTCATTAAAGAAGCCGAATCATACGATGCACGTGTCGACGATATGGAAAGCCAATTCCTAGAACAGCTCGACAAAGTCGAAGATATAAAAAAACAGAAAAAAGACATTGCTGGTCAGCTAAAATCCATGATAAGCAAAATCGAGCAAGACATAAAAGACTTAGACCTTCGTCACAAAAATTTAGTTGCGACCCTTCCCGAAACAGAAGCGAAAAGAAACGAACTGGCTAAATTAGTCGATGAAGAAACTCTGATACACTATGATAAAGTCTTCCAATCAAAAGGAGGCTTGCGCGCCGTCATCGTCCCCATCACTCATGACGATAGCTGTGGTTTTTGCCACCTTAAACTTTCTGCAAAAGATATTGCCTCAGCTGCCAAAGGACTTGGCGAATGCCTCGAGTGCGGAGCCTTTTTACATAAATAA
- a CDS encoding prenyltransferase/squalene oxidase repeat-containing protein translates to MRNETSAFYFRQSELNALANGASLLSNEQRENTIQYLQSYISNKVFTCDKPEELLNLAWHCFACLKSLDGLSKYEESLFNTLNQAPNIQHMDLQGLEAFTACWSLLKNYSPDKFLATDISEHLIQIRCPDLSWSHIKRSPYSSIYGSWLAFSSYQNIEKPIPEELKVLELLKAMKAKDEAYGHQKEAEHGSIASTYFAICLLKSIEEEPSHQLSHWLSEQQADDGGFLATSIMPFGDIHSTAQALHSLSILGHDLSSIKQTSLAFICDHYHDRGGFTAHCRELQADPISTYYGLMTLGLIDDYLSL, encoded by the coding sequence ATGAGAAATGAAACTAGCGCATTTTACTTTCGTCAATCAGAACTCAATGCATTAGCGAATGGAGCCTCTCTCCTCAGTAATGAGCAAAGAGAAAACACGATCCAATACTTACAATCATATATATCCAATAAAGTATTTACCTGTGATAAACCTGAAGAGCTATTAAACCTCGCTTGGCACTGCTTTGCCTGCCTCAAATCGCTAGACGGCCTCTCGAAATACGAAGAATCACTATTTAACACTCTCAACCAAGCACCAAACATTCAACACATGGACCTTCAAGGCTTAGAAGCCTTTACTGCGTGCTGGTCACTTTTAAAAAATTACTCTCCTGATAAGTTTCTCGCTACAGATATATCTGAGCACCTCATCCAAATCCGTTGTCCTGATCTAAGCTGGAGTCACATTAAAAGATCTCCCTATTCAAGCATATACGGATCATGGCTAGCTTTCTCAAGCTACCAAAATATCGAAAAACCTATTCCTGAAGAATTAAAGGTCCTCGAATTATTAAAAGCAATGAAGGCTAAAGACGAAGCTTATGGTCACCAAAAAGAAGCTGAGCACGGCTCTATCGCCTCAACTTACTTTGCCATTTGCTTACTAAAATCAATTGAAGAGGAGCCCTCACATCAATTAAGCCATTGGCTTAGTGAACAACAAGCTGATGATGGAGGCTTCTTAGCAACGAGTATTATGCCTTTTGGCGATATCCACAGCACGGCACAAGCCTTGCATTCGCTCTCAATTTTAGGACACGACTTAAGCTCAATAAAACAGACAAGCCTTGCCTTTATTTGCGATCACTACCACGACAGAGGTGGATTCACGGCTCATTGCCGTGAACTCCAAGCCGATCCAATTTCGACTTATTATGGCCTCATGACTCTAGGGCTAATAGACGATTATTTATCGCTTTGA
- a CDS encoding transglutaminase-like domain-containing protein has product MDYVEKAELQKYRRIKSLQIFCILISCFHYWSVTQSVLPLFTSIAVLFPVLFRGVSLKLGTRTIVYTLVSAMILSVLPYQFIKQTNVYFMLPGTFLVPFCIVGAAHMCLLEHKRIILSGFSTFIFLCYLIGGDLNVGKPTWKSNEVLFLDLRWNYLISFALCLLATFMMFRVHGLSRFVIRHKKTSKKWQAKIICVVSFLLIFFLSPQLQKSSVPALRHVENYLLAQLTTMGRQYQRGAKRYEDENNINRPVHNKFGRDLGAIVMRVAGEFPPQLLRFYAYDTYENGIWMRELESKSSVREEEDEEEENVELLVVENYVLNQGKYSQQTRETTVYPTSFLSEKIVPLSYDSVGISLSLDTLDSYVDKSLEAKGLSQATGIKLLRSGVGVDQSISSPEVMVGEYKKAYSQVPENLEEFLNLRWQDISPVTHDANVAAQNIQNYFHENYKYDLDFVNMYYEESYTYDEEFEAKDIIEFFLTSDYKAGHCELFATSTVLLLRSAGFQARYVSGSTVTEVSSDGDYMITRAKDLHAWVEVWDAKKKEWFVVDPTPSRGAFFKDYKPQGLNAFIESMNFKLKKIFSYVLQGEITVAIAAAFFAVYNPLADFLQVPLNSIVTTIFIFLLIFWRVSYLRKKGQVDAGRMSKELLKAQKIILTMARKYVPAPEQGSHEYMSIGEISLGLEKRGVGEEVLEEISLYEQCRFGSKTYDKTMLKQLKNSFKLIPALIKKSKR; this is encoded by the coding sequence ATGGATTATGTAGAAAAAGCGGAGCTTCAAAAATATCGAAGAATTAAGTCCCTACAGATTTTTTGCATTTTGATTTCCTGTTTTCATTACTGGAGTGTAACGCAGTCAGTCTTGCCCTTGTTTACGAGTATAGCCGTACTTTTTCCAGTATTATTTAGAGGGGTTAGCTTAAAGCTGGGGACACGTACAATTGTTTATACTTTGGTTTCGGCAATGATTTTATCGGTGTTACCTTATCAGTTTATTAAACAAACCAATGTATATTTTATGCTTCCAGGGACTTTTTTGGTCCCATTTTGTATTGTAGGTGCTGCGCATATGTGTTTGTTGGAGCATAAAAGAATAATTCTATCAGGTTTTTCAACCTTCATTTTTTTATGCTATCTAATTGGTGGGGACCTCAATGTAGGTAAGCCAACATGGAAATCTAATGAAGTTTTATTTCTTGATTTACGTTGGAATTACTTGATTTCATTTGCCTTATGTTTACTTGCGACCTTTATGATGTTTCGAGTCCACGGCCTTTCTCGATTTGTTATTCGACATAAGAAGACAAGTAAAAAATGGCAAGCTAAAATTATTTGTGTGGTTTCTTTTTTATTGATCTTTTTTCTCTCACCTCAGTTACAAAAATCTTCTGTGCCCGCTTTAAGGCATGTCGAAAATTATTTGTTAGCACAATTGACCACAATGGGACGTCAATATCAGAGAGGCGCAAAGCGTTATGAGGATGAAAATAATATTAATCGTCCTGTGCATAACAAATTTGGTAGAGATCTTGGTGCGATAGTGATGCGGGTTGCAGGAGAGTTCCCTCCTCAGCTCTTGAGATTCTACGCCTATGATACCTATGAAAATGGTATTTGGATGAGGGAGCTGGAAAGTAAATCTTCGGTTAGAGAGGAAGAAGATGAAGAAGAAGAAAATGTCGAATTACTTGTGGTTGAAAATTATGTCTTGAATCAGGGGAAGTATAGTCAACAAACACGTGAAACAACAGTTTACCCTACGAGTTTTTTAAGTGAAAAAATAGTTCCTTTATCCTATGATTCTGTAGGTATTTCTCTGTCTTTGGATACTCTAGATTCATATGTTGATAAAAGTTTAGAGGCAAAGGGGCTCTCTCAGGCAACAGGTATAAAGCTCTTGCGAAGTGGTGTTGGGGTAGATCAGTCAATTTCAAGTCCGGAAGTGATGGTGGGAGAATATAAAAAAGCCTATTCGCAAGTTCCAGAAAATTTAGAGGAATTCCTGAATCTTCGCTGGCAGGATATTAGTCCGGTGACACACGATGCGAATGTTGCAGCTCAAAATATCCAAAATTACTTTCATGAAAATTATAAATATGACTTGGACTTTGTGAATATGTATTATGAAGAGAGTTATACCTACGATGAAGAATTTGAGGCTAAGGATATCATCGAATTCTTTTTGACTAGTGACTATAAAGCAGGGCATTGTGAGTTATTTGCAACCTCAACAGTATTGCTCTTACGAAGTGCAGGCTTTCAGGCTCGTTATGTGAGTGGTAGTACGGTAACGGAGGTGTCATCTGATGGGGACTACATGATTACTCGAGCCAAAGATTTACATGCATGGGTTGAGGTATGGGATGCTAAAAAGAAAGAATGGTTTGTTGTGGATCCGACACCTTCGAGAGGTGCATTTTTTAAAGATTATAAACCTCAGGGGCTCAATGCGTTTATTGAAAGTATGAATTTTAAATTAAAGAAAATTTTTAGTTATGTTCTCCAAGGCGAAATTACTGTTGCGATAGCGGCGGCATTTTTTGCTGTTTATAACCCGTTGGCCGATTTTTTACAGGTTCCTTTAAATTCAATAGTAACGACTATTTTTATCTTTTTATTGATCTTTTGGCGAGTGTCATATTTACGAAAAAAAGGGCAAGTAGACGCAGGACGAATGAGTAAGGAATTACTCAAAGCACAGAAAATAATCTTGACCATGGCACGGAAATATGTGCCTGCACCTGAACAGGGATCTCATGAATACATGAGCATCGGGGAGATATCTCTTGGTTTAGAAAAACGAGGTGTAGGAGAAGAGGTGCTCGAAGAAATTAGTTTATATGAACAATGCAGATTTGGGTCTAAAACCTACGATAAGACGATGTTAAAGCAATTAAAAAATTCCTTTAAACTTATCCCAGCGTTAATTAAGAAATCAAAGCGATAA
- the nrfH gene encoding cytochrome c nitrite reductase small subunit, giving the protein MPAAIVGGVLVGLLIDLFYVSNAASYLSDDPATCMNCHVMGPQHASWRNSSHREHATCNDCHVPHDSVVSKYFFKAKDGIRHASLFTIRGKNQHQTVQMLEAGQKVVQQNCLRCHSQHLGETHVVSPEGTDRNCWECHRQVPHGDVRSLSANHKANTSLMKTEIADWLKKK; this is encoded by the coding sequence ATGCCCGCGGCAATAGTCGGTGGTGTGCTTGTGGGTTTATTGATTGACTTGTTTTACGTTTCAAATGCGGCTTCATATCTTTCAGATGATCCAGCAACATGTATGAATTGTCATGTAATGGGGCCTCAGCACGCGAGTTGGCGCAATAGTTCGCATCGAGAGCATGCAACTTGCAATGACTGTCATGTACCCCATGACAGTGTTGTTAGTAAGTACTTCTTTAAAGCAAAAGACGGCATTCGTCATGCGAGTCTTTTTACAATACGTGGGAAAAATCAACACCAGACAGTTCAAATGTTGGAGGCTGGTCAAAAGGTTGTTCAACAAAATTGCCTTCGTTGTCATTCACAGCATTTAGGTGAAACACACGTGGTGTCACCAGAAGGAACGGATAGGAACTGTTGGGAATGTCACCGTCAAGTGCCCCATGGAGATGTCAGAAGTCTTTCTGCAAATCACAAAGCAAATACCTCTTTAATGAAAACAGAAATTGCCGATTGGCTTAAAAAGAAATAG
- a CDS encoding AAA family ATPase, whose amino-acid sequence MDQNDLVSKISDVKEVLNKVIRGKAEAVDLLLTGLFSGGHCLIEDVPGVGKTSLAKALSKSVGCDFQRVQFTPDLLPADITGGPIYSQKQEEFFFRKGPVFCNILLADEINRASPRTQSALLEAMGENQVTIGGERYDLKPPFIVIATQNSIENHGTFPLPEAQLDRFALSFSMNYPDAESEVAILLDRHSGDPSLSIQPQLTESEVLEVQKKVRDVKVDESIATYIVEILNSSRQQDQLRTGCSPRTGLVMYRTAQAHAFLNGRDYVNPDDIKHLCVPVLSHRLHVKKQVKNSGVSNEEIVREFFDRVKPPH is encoded by the coding sequence ATGGATCAAAATGATTTAGTCAGCAAAATTAGTGATGTTAAGGAAGTTTTAAATAAAGTTATTAGGGGTAAGGCGGAGGCGGTTGACCTATTATTAACAGGCTTGTTTTCTGGAGGTCATTGCTTAATTGAAGACGTACCAGGAGTAGGTAAGACCTCTTTAGCGAAAGCTTTGTCAAAATCAGTTGGCTGTGATTTTCAGCGAGTTCAATTTACTCCAGACTTATTGCCAGCTGATATTACGGGTGGACCCATCTATAGTCAAAAACAAGAGGAATTCTTTTTTCGCAAAGGGCCCGTGTTTTGTAATATCCTTTTAGCAGATGAAATCAATCGGGCATCGCCACGTACTCAGTCAGCTTTACTGGAGGCTATGGGAGAAAATCAAGTAACAATTGGTGGTGAGCGTTATGATTTAAAACCGCCTTTTATTGTTATTGCCACTCAAAATAGCATCGAAAACCACGGAACCTTTCCACTTCCTGAAGCACAGTTAGATCGATTTGCCCTGTCGTTTTCAATGAATTATCCAGATGCTGAGTCTGAGGTGGCAATCCTCTTAGATAGGCATAGTGGGGATCCTTCTTTGAGTATTCAGCCACAGTTAACAGAAAGTGAAGTTTTGGAAGTACAGAAAAAAGTACGTGATGTCAAGGTGGATGAAAGTATCGCAACTTACATAGTAGAAATCCTTAATAGTAGTCGTCAGCAAGATCAATTGAGAACAGGATGTAGTCCTCGAACAGGCTTAGTGATGTATCGCACGGCGCAGGCACATGCATTTTTAAATGGAAGAGACTATGTGAACCCAGATGATATTAAGCATCTTTGTGTGCCAGTTTTATCGCATAGGCTTCATGTGAAAAAACAAGTGAAGAATAGTGGTGTGAGCAATGAAGAAATTGTGAGAGAGTTTTTTGATCGTGTAAAACCACCGCATTAG
- the nrfA gene encoding ammonia-forming cytochrome c nitrite reductase yields MSNEGNEKGFNPWIVFVLTAVLVVIAGLMLSNIKERKVEAVRMNMVGADVQPYEPRSEKWAKNYPKQYEGWKATMKGEFKSKHNGSTMVDMLEESPDFVVLWAGYGFSKDYNAPRGHMHAVEDIHNTLRTGGPTKEGDGPMPATCWACKSPDVPRVMEEKGVKEFYKGKWYDKGHEIANPIGCADCHDEETMKLTITRPALVEAFERQGRDIEDATHQEMRSLVCAQCHVEYYFAKEGNHLTFPWDNGFTVEDMEKYYDDINFSDWIHPISKAPMLKAQHPGYEVHMMGIHGQRGVSCADCHMPYKTEGGVKFSDHQIISPLANIQNTCQVCHRQSEGEFMKNVFERQDKILESRQQLEKLLVKAHIEAGFAWDKGAKEEEMKAILQDIRHAQWRWDFAAASHGGSFHAPIEMGRVVASGILKVGEARMKLVRLLNKLGHTGEVPMPDISTKAKAQKYVGWNMEKLEKEKEEFKAKVLPEWKKKTEERESKYQ; encoded by the coding sequence ATGAGTAATGAAGGAAACGAAAAGGGCTTTAACCCCTGGATTGTTTTTGTACTAACAGCGGTGCTCGTTGTTATTGCAGGTCTAATGCTCTCGAATATAAAGGAGCGTAAGGTTGAGGCGGTCCGTATGAATATGGTTGGTGCAGATGTACAACCGTATGAACCTCGTAGTGAAAAGTGGGCGAAAAATTACCCCAAACAATACGAAGGCTGGAAGGCGACAATGAAAGGCGAATTCAAGTCTAAGCATAATGGTAGCACCATGGTGGATATGCTTGAAGAAAGTCCTGATTTTGTAGTTCTATGGGCGGGTTACGGTTTTTCAAAAGACTATAATGCACCTCGTGGTCATATGCATGCAGTCGAAGATATTCATAATACACTTCGTACAGGTGGCCCAACTAAAGAGGGTGACGGACCTATGCCTGCGACTTGTTGGGCATGTAAAAGTCCTGATGTTCCTAGAGTAATGGAAGAGAAGGGTGTGAAAGAATTCTATAAAGGCAAGTGGTATGATAAAGGTCACGAAATTGCCAATCCAATTGGTTGCGCAGATTGTCACGATGAGGAGACAATGAAGTTGACGATTACTCGTCCAGCTTTAGTCGAAGCCTTTGAGCGTCAAGGTAGAGATATTGAAGATGCAACTCACCAAGAGATGCGTTCACTTGTCTGTGCTCAGTGTCACGTTGAATATTACTTTGCTAAAGAAGGCAATCATTTAACTTTCCCTTGGGATAATGGTTTCACTGTAGAGGATATGGAAAAGTACTATGATGACATCAATTTTAGCGACTGGATTCATCCGATCTCTAAGGCCCCAATGCTCAAAGCTCAGCACCCAGGTTACGAAGTGCATATGATGGGGATTCACGGTCAGCGTGGTGTTTCTTGTGCAGATTGTCACATGCCGTATAAGACTGAGGGTGGCGTTAAGTTCTCAGATCACCAAATCATTAGTCCTTTGGCGAATATCCAAAATACTTGTCAGGTATGTCACCGTCAGAGTGAAGGTGAGTTCATGAAAAATGTTTTTGAACGCCAAGACAAGATTCTAGAGAGTCGTCAACAATTAGAGAAACTTTTAGTTAAAGCTCATATTGAAGCCGGTTTTGCTTGGGATAAAGGAGCAAAAGAAGAGGAAATGAAAGCGATTCTTCAAGATATTCGTCATGCACAATGGCGCTGGGATTTTGCCGCAGCAAGTCATGGCGGCAGCTTTCACGCTCCGATTGAAATGGGTCGAGTTGTTGCTTCAGGAATCTTAAAAGTTGGTGAAGCACGTATGAAGCTCGTGAGACTTCTCAATAAACTTGGTCATACTGGAGAAGTTCCTATGCCAGATATTTCTACGAAAGCGAAAGCACAGAAATATGTGGGTTGGAATATGGAGAAGTTGGAGAAAGAAAAAGAAGAATTCAAAGCAAAAGTTTTACCTGAATGGAAAAAGAAAACTGAAGAACGCGAAAGCAAGTATCAGTAA
- a CDS encoding serine/threonine-protein kinase has protein sequence MDRHDTLNIYESMHSGLGDILEHDESQSHNINKESHLDFSSPDCRYQNPESLSSGGMKHIYKTYDQLCGRQVAMAILKNIRSQQDLEQFTRESTITARLEHPNIMPIYDIGHDDKGEPFFTMPLLTGENLADLIRRESQKKPDSPTIALKNKINMFLKICDAISYAHSRDVIHLDLKPENIQTGSFGELLVCDWGLAHHLDSKQELKKNRVVCGTPGFIAPELKVSKVFDPSPRCDVYSMGVLLKCLISLRGPLDPDFHKDPEHTPGGLLSIINKAMREDPELRYQAVHLLKEDLENWINGFAPSSQAAGQGTVFLLFCKRNLKTIFYCVAFAIILSLTLHYKKQNSHLSQKLYYSLPSSPQPSFENQLQEIFTQHHKLLYNFKTKEAEALLNQALVYHPQNTELLKLSGITHLCNLNFKMAYWKFNELDKEFTHIAQLSQSISEQSELRNIHNLIEIYDFLEGHQQYLAMSNLSFTLKDEMGLNMRKSLLTKLLNRYNNYIEKIEIQDNSISIQGKSPLDNCSPLMLMDLKKVDISKIGTDDINEFIFLSPLEFKINPLTHSRFANDLEDVKHQIIK, from the coding sequence ATGGATCGTCACGACACGCTAAACATATACGAAAGTATGCACTCAGGACTGGGTGATATTTTAGAACATGATGAATCCCAATCTCACAACATCAATAAAGAATCTCATCTAGATTTCTCTTCTCCAGATTGCCGCTATCAAAACCCAGAAAGTTTAAGTAGTGGTGGGATGAAGCATATCTACAAGACTTACGACCAACTCTGCGGTCGCCAAGTTGCCATGGCTATTTTGAAGAATATCAGAAGCCAACAAGACCTCGAGCAATTTACTCGAGAATCAACCATAACGGCTCGTCTCGAACACCCTAATATAATGCCTATATATGATATAGGACATGACGATAAAGGGGAACCGTTTTTCACCATGCCCTTATTAACTGGTGAAAATCTTGCCGACTTAATACGCAGAGAGAGTCAAAAAAAACCTGACTCACCTACAATTGCCTTAAAAAACAAAATCAACATGTTCCTCAAAATCTGTGATGCTATCTCATATGCGCACAGTCGTGATGTTATCCACCTAGATTTAAAACCTGAAAACATCCAAACCGGTTCTTTTGGTGAACTTCTCGTTTGTGACTGGGGCTTAGCTCATCACTTAGACTCGAAACAAGAACTCAAAAAGAACCGCGTTGTTTGTGGGACACCAGGCTTTATTGCTCCAGAACTGAAGGTATCAAAAGTTTTTGACCCCAGCCCCCGCTGTGACGTCTATTCTATGGGAGTTTTGTTAAAGTGCCTTATTAGTTTACGGGGTCCTCTTGACCCAGACTTTCACAAGGACCCTGAGCACACGCCGGGTGGCCTCCTCTCTATTATTAATAAAGCCATGCGTGAAGATCCTGAATTACGCTATCAAGCCGTCCATTTACTGAAAGAAGACCTAGAGAACTGGATCAATGGTTTTGCGCCCTCATCGCAAGCAGCTGGTCAGGGAACTGTATTTCTATTGTTTTGTAAAAGAAATCTAAAAACCATTTTTTATTGCGTCGCCTTTGCTATCATTCTTTCTCTCACTCTCCACTATAAAAAGCAAAATTCACACCTTAGTCAAAAGCTTTACTATTCCCTACCGAGTTCGCCACAGCCAAGCTTTGAGAATCAGCTCCAAGAAATCTTCACTCAGCACCATAAGCTACTCTACAATTTTAAAACCAAAGAAGCTGAAGCATTACTTAACCAAGCTCTCGTTTATCACCCCCAAAATACTGAGCTCCTAAAACTAAGTGGCATCACACATTTATGTAACCTAAATTTCAAAATGGCTTATTGGAAGTTCAACGAACTGGACAAGGAATTCACTCACATAGCTCAACTATCTCAATCTATTAGTGAACAATCAGAACTTAGAAATATTCATAATCTTATAGAAATCTATGATTTCCTCGAAGGTCACCAGCAATATCTAGCTATGTCTAATCTAAGTTTCACTCTCAAAGATGAAATGGGTCTGAACATGCGAAAAAGCCTTTTAACTAAATTATTAAATCGCTACAATAACTATATAGAAAAAATTGAAATCCAAGACAATAGCATCTCAATACAAGGTAAGTCCCCATTAGATAACTGTAGCCCACTTATGCTAATGGATCTAAAAAAAGTCGATATTAGTAAAATTGGAACCGATGACATTAATGAATTCATTTTTCTAAGCCCGCTGGAATTCAAAATCAACCCTTTAACTCACTCACGATTTGCTAATGACCTCGAAGATGTCAAACACCAAATAATTAAGTAA
- a CDS encoding DUF58 domain-containing protein, with the protein MANTAIQVDYKVKNDSSRGVWDLRLDSFPFLNAEFVKGYAGSEYLSVNERQILHTVVVFPFRGLVRLPRTYACSSFPFGMFAWGRLGGGDNTVLVLPQISDLDEVDLSFGGFEGEGEEDRHSNSNDTGDQEFMKIREYREGDPVRLIHWAATARIGRPVVKDFNESNHRKISIYLDEVYNPSILKERHMKTYPIFESSISLAASLVDWARRNKVGISYLFINNVTYQLDGMTIEEEAEYATELLAKVRNNVDKSTKAFPEMENFCTAEDESACFAIFNYMDDERKEFVKKHHLSTKIMTVNPRLPQLEGMTYFDHKEVLENKLRTI; encoded by the coding sequence ATGGCTAATACAGCAATCCAAGTCGATTATAAAGTTAAAAATGACTCCTCGAGAGGTGTGTGGGATTTACGTTTAGATAGCTTCCCTTTTCTTAATGCAGAATTTGTGAAAGGTTATGCAGGGAGTGAATATCTTTCCGTGAACGAACGCCAAATTTTACATACAGTTGTTGTGTTTCCTTTTCGAGGTTTAGTGAGGCTCCCAAGGACTTATGCGTGTAGTTCATTCCCCTTTGGAATGTTTGCCTGGGGGCGTTTAGGGGGAGGAGATAATACAGTTTTAGTTTTACCACAAATCAGTGATTTAGATGAAGTCGATTTGAGTTTCGGTGGATTTGAAGGTGAAGGTGAAGAAGATCGTCACTCTAATTCTAATGATACGGGTGATCAAGAGTTTATGAAAATAAGGGAATATCGTGAAGGTGATCCCGTACGCTTAATTCATTGGGCGGCCACCGCAAGGATAGGGCGGCCTGTTGTTAAAGATTTTAATGAAAGCAACCATCGTAAAATTTCGATTTATTTAGATGAAGTTTACAATCCTTCAATTCTAAAAGAAAGACATATGAAGACATACCCCATTTTTGAATCATCCATTAGTTTAGCGGCTTCATTAGTGGACTGGGCACGTAGAAACAAAGTTGGCATTTCGTATTTATTCATTAACAACGTCACTTACCAACTTGATGGAATGACAATTGAAGAAGAGGCCGAGTATGCGACGGAGCTTTTGGCTAAAGTTCGTAATAATGTAGATAAGTCCACTAAAGCTTTTCCTGAGATGGAAAATTTTTGTACGGCAGAAGATGAATCGGCATGTTTTGCGATTTTTAATTATATGGATGACGAACGTAAAGAGTTTGTGAAAAAACATCATTTATCCACAAAAATCATGACGGTAAATCCGCGTTTACCTCAACTCGAAGGGATGACTTATTTCGACCACAAAGAAGTCCTTGAGAATAAATTGAGGACGATTTAA
- the truA gene encoding tRNA pseudouridine(38-40) synthase TruA, with protein sequence MNSYKLSIQFDGTTWFGWQSQNDFEAVQEQIEKALNTLYNCSEIKIDGSGRTDAGVHAFGLCATFTEPKISKFTSDTLRKGLNALLPVSIRIRSALQCETDFHARFSCIGKTYVYFIDNSTTSSPILAPYSWHMRKKLNREKMRQSLQHLEGKHDFSAFTVDRKNLQGHAIRTVFKAELIEIGHIVALLFTGDGFLYRMVRSMAGEVVNVGMEFQNPQHTLDALESHQRSEAGVTAPAKGLFLGQCYYSKEEMTENLQKDSKDFCLQLLFNFNESV encoded by the coding sequence ATGAATTCCTACAAACTTTCTATTCAATTTGATGGCACTACTTGGTTTGGTTGGCAAAGCCAAAACGACTTTGAAGCTGTACAAGAGCAAATTGAAAAAGCCCTCAATACTTTATACAATTGCTCGGAAATCAAAATTGATGGAAGTGGACGAACTGATGCTGGCGTCCATGCCTTTGGCTTATGTGCGACTTTCACTGAACCAAAGATTTCAAAATTTACCAGCGACACCCTAAGAAAAGGCCTCAACGCTCTACTCCCAGTAAGCATTAGAATTCGATCTGCTCTACAATGCGAAACAGACTTTCATGCTCGCTTTTCCTGTATTGGTAAAACCTACGTCTACTTCATCGATAACTCGACGACTAGCAGCCCCATATTGGCTCCCTACTCATGGCATATGAGAAAAAAACTTAATCGTGAAAAAATGCGTCAATCTCTTCAACACCTCGAAGGTAAACACGATTTTTCAGCTTTCACCGTAGACAGAAAAAACCTCCAAGGCCATGCCATTCGCACGGTCTTCAAAGCAGAACTCATCGAAATTGGTCATATCGTGGCCCTGCTTTTCACTGGCGACGGTTTTCTCTATCGCATGGTTCGCTCTATGGCTGGTGAAGTCGTGAATGTTGGTATGGAATTTCAAAACCCCCAACACACTTTAGATGCCCTAGAATCCCACCAACGCTCTGAAGCAGGTGTCACGGCCCCTGCGAAAGGCTTATTTTTGGGTCAATGTTATTATTCGAAAGAAGAAATGACAGAAAACCTCCAAAAAGACTCTAAAGACTTTTGTCTTCAACTCTTATTCAACTTTAACGAATCCGTATAA